A genomic region of Roseateles amylovorans contains the following coding sequences:
- a CDS encoding GNAT family N-acetyltransferase encodes MLQLKVIDTADVPAVMALQAECYGPEFLESAEAFEAKLRATRGLHCSYLAVEGDRMLGYVVSLPVGAEGLPALDAPHIERARTPDSLYLHDLAVSPAGRAQRLGHKLVQQVVQRAQDMGLRQVSLVAVQGSSDYWRRLGFQDADAPLSAAIAQKLASFGPDARLMRRDLVPA; translated from the coding sequence ATGTTGCAGTTGAAAGTGATCGACACGGCCGATGTGCCTGCCGTGATGGCCCTCCAGGCCGAGTGCTACGGCCCGGAATTCCTGGAAAGCGCCGAGGCCTTCGAGGCCAAGCTGCGCGCGACGCGCGGCCTGCATTGTTCCTATCTCGCCGTGGAAGGCGATCGCATGTTGGGCTACGTGGTGAGCCTGCCGGTCGGCGCCGAGGGCCTGCCGGCGCTGGACGCCCCCCACATCGAACGCGCACGCACGCCCGACAGCCTCTATCTGCACGACCTGGCGGTCTCGCCCGCCGGCCGCGCCCAGCGTCTGGGCCACAAGCTGGTGCAGCAGGTGGTGCAACGTGCCCAGGACATGGGCCTGCGCCAGGTCTCGCTGGTGGCGGTTCAAGGTTCATCCGACTATTGGCGACGCCTGGGCTTCCAGGACGCCGATGCGCCGCTGTCGGCGGCTATCGCACAAAAGCTGGCCAGCTTCGGCCCGGACGCGCGCCTGATGCGGCGCGATCTCGTGCCGGCTTGA
- a CDS encoding DUF1294 domain-containing protein — MRVEGRIVQWDDAKGYGFIAPSSGGPKIFAHARAFGLRPRRPFVGERVSYEPGTDAQGKPRALKVLSLEPKPQAAATAGAASSAAGGRSAKGRGASSRASGAGPRASAGAAGAGGKPGASSRSSPGSSSASSSSSSGGVWLIPVFASLVLLTHLAWPIPNGLWGLYMAMSLATFIVYGLDKRAARLGHWRVKESTLHGLALLCGWPGALLAQQLLRHKSAKPRFRRVFWLSVSLNILGFVLVFTPLLSPLLSPWMAQWRSIGG, encoded by the coding sequence ATGCGGGTGGAAGGGCGAATCGTCCAGTGGGACGACGCGAAGGGCTACGGCTTCATCGCGCCGTCGTCCGGTGGTCCGAAGATCTTTGCGCATGCAAGGGCTTTCGGGCTGCGGCCGCGCCGCCCCTTTGTCGGTGAACGGGTCAGCTATGAACCCGGCACCGATGCGCAGGGCAAACCCCGCGCGCTGAAAGTGCTCAGCCTGGAGCCCAAGCCCCAGGCCGCTGCGACCGCAGGCGCCGCCTCATCGGCGGCTGGCGGTCGCTCGGCCAAGGGCCGCGGCGCTTCTTCGCGTGCCTCCGGTGCGGGGCCGCGTGCATCGGCCGGAGCGGCCGGAGCGGGTGGCAAGCCCGGCGCCTCCTCGAGATCGTCGCCGGGATCGTCATCCGCATCGTCCTCGTCCTCGAGTGGCGGTGTCTGGCTGATCCCTGTCTTTGCCTCGTTGGTGCTGCTCACCCACCTGGCCTGGCCGATTCCCAACGGCCTGTGGGGCCTGTACATGGCCATGAGCCTGGCGACCTTCATCGTCTATGGCCTCGACAAGCGCGCCGCCCGCCTCGGGCACTGGCGCGTGAAGGAATCCACGCTTCACGGACTGGCGCTGCTCTGCGGCTGGCCGGGTGCGCTTCTGGCACAGCAATTGCTGCGGCACAAAAGCGCCAAGCCCCGCTTCCGGCGCGTGTTCTGGTTGAGCGTGTCGCTCAACATCCTGGGATTTGTTCTCGTGTTTACGCCGTTGCTCTCACCGCTGTTATCGCCGTGGATGGCACAGTGGCGGTCCATCGGTGGTTGA
- a CDS encoding DEAD/DEAH box helicase yields the protein MTFDHDMNADASNEAMDQDLETSAQQDTAEPVIDAAPGGAAFSTLGLHEALLRAVKDSGYDNATEVQSRAIPPALGGADLMVSSRTGSGKTASFILPALQQVLDARAARAAGNKAKVVGPRVLVLAPTRELAMQVAKAAMTYGRHIQGLRVATVLGGMPYAQQLRALAGQLDILIATPGRLLDHINSGRCKLDSVTMFVLDEADRMLDMGFIDDINFVAQQIPAERQTLMYSATFAGNTGRLASQLMKDPQRIDVSGHTETHENIEQRLHWADNNQHKRKLLEHILGERDVDQAVVFTSTQQDTEWLAEQLEAIGHRVAALHGGMPQGKRTRTLMALRRRDLRVLVATDVAARGIDVPTISHVINFGLPMKAEDYVHRIGRTGRAGRSGIAVTLAERQDLSMIKRIQQFTTQQIPVSRIAGLEPRADDPRIFAPRPGDRADRGDRGGFGGGNRGGFGGNRGGFGGGRPQGGGGGYRGGDNRFDGGARFERPEGARPPFGGERREGGFGQGPQANRFERRPDAPRFGDRPQGDRPAFGDRPPRDGQGFGQNRGGFQGRPAHGGDRFGAPTDRPAFRGNEARGENRYEERPRFEGRPAKPAFAGKGVPARGPQGGDRGDRGGDRGGFQAARKGPRKGY from the coding sequence ATGACTTTCGATCACGACATGAACGCCGACGCCTCGAACGAAGCGATGGACCAGGACCTGGAGACGTCCGCACAACAAGACACCGCTGAGCCGGTGATCGACGCTGCGCCCGGCGGCGCCGCTTTCTCCACGCTGGGTCTGCACGAAGCGCTGCTGCGCGCCGTGAAGGACTCCGGCTATGACAACGCCACCGAAGTGCAGTCCCGCGCGATTCCGCCGGCACTGGGCGGCGCGGACCTGATGGTCTCGTCGCGCACCGGTTCGGGCAAGACCGCGTCCTTCATCCTCCCGGCCCTGCAACAGGTGCTGGATGCCCGCGCCGCTCGCGCCGCTGGCAACAAGGCCAAGGTGGTGGGCCCGCGCGTGCTGGTGCTGGCACCGACCCGTGAACTGGCGATGCAGGTCGCCAAGGCGGCCATGACCTACGGCCGTCACATCCAGGGCCTGCGCGTGGCCACCGTGCTGGGCGGCATGCCCTATGCGCAGCAGCTGCGCGCACTGGCCGGCCAGCTCGACATCCTGATCGCCACCCCCGGCCGTCTGCTCGACCACATCAACAGCGGCCGCTGCAAGCTCGACAGCGTGACGATGTTCGTGCTGGACGAAGCCGACCGCATGCTGGACATGGGCTTCATCGACGACATCAACTTCGTCGCCCAGCAGATCCCGGCCGAGCGCCAGACGCTGATGTACAGCGCCACCTTCGCCGGCAACACCGGCCGCCTGGCATCGCAGCTGATGAAGGATCCGCAGCGCATCGACGTGTCGGGCCACACCGAGACCCACGAGAACATCGAGCAGCGCCTGCACTGGGCGGACAACAACCAGCACAAGCGCAAGCTGCTGGAGCACATCCTGGGCGAGCGTGATGTCGACCAGGCCGTGGTTTTCACCAGCACCCAGCAAGACACCGAATGGCTGGCCGAGCAGCTCGAAGCCATCGGTCACCGCGTGGCCGCGCTGCACGGTGGCATGCCCCAGGGCAAGCGCACCCGCACCCTGATGGCCCTGCGTCGCCGTGACCTGCGCGTGCTGGTGGCCACCGATGTCGCCGCCCGCGGCATCGACGTCCCGACCATCTCGCACGTCATCAACTTCGGTCTGCCGATGAAGGCGGAGGACTATGTCCACCGCATCGGACGTACCGGCCGCGCCGGTCGCTCCGGCATCGCGGTGACCCTGGCCGAGCGTCAGGATCTGTCGATGATCAAGCGCATCCAGCAATTCACCACCCAGCAGATCCCGGTCTCGCGCATTGCCGGCCTGGAGCCGCGTGCCGATGATCCGCGCATCTTCGCGCCGCGCCCGGGTGACCGTGCGGACCGTGGCGACCGCGGCGGCTTCGGTGGTGGCAACCGTGGCGGCTTCGGCGGCAATCGCGGTGGCTTTGGTGGTGGCCGTCCGCAAGGCGGTGGCGGCGGTTATCGCGGCGGTGACAACCGCTTCGACGGCGGCGCCCGCTTCGAGCGTCCTGAAGGCGCCCGTCCGCCCTTCGGCGGTGAGCGTCGCGAAGGCGGCTTCGGCCAAGGCCCGCAGGCCAACCGTTTCGAGCGTCGTCCCGACGCGCCGCGTTTCGGCGATCGCCCGCAGGGTGACCGTCCGGCCTTCGGCGATCGTCCCCCGCGTGACGGCCAGGGCTTCGGCCAGAACCGTGGCGGCTTCCAGGGCCGTCCGGCTCACGGTGGCGACCGCTTCGGCGCGCCGACCGACCGCCCGGCATTCCGTGGCAATGAAGCCCGCGGCGAGAACCGCTATGAAGAGCGTCCGCGCTTTGAAGGCCGTCCGGCCAAGCCCGCCTTCGCTGGCAAGGGCGTGCCGGCACGTGGTCCCCAAGGCGGTGACCGTGGCGACCGCGGCGGTGATCGCGGCGGCTTCCAAGCGGCTCGCAAGGGCCCGCGCAAGGGCTATTGA
- a CDS encoding chorismate-binding protein codes for MTTVRRPSLLWAAFDFPRHPLAREDGERLRGAYFVAPDRRLVARDATSLREVLRQAHDAAREGAWVLGGLRYEAAAALDASLPSRPQTSGEPLAEFAVWRDAPAPWPAEIEERAHDLSPWRDAQSEADEQSQVARIRDYIRAGDCYQVNLTTRLMAEAGPAFELSDYFFALHAAQPGGFSLMLRLSDEPQAPGEEGGETQRGHADEHHLPDADRPARARAVASVSPELFFDWRPLPEEPTAVHTWLLSAQPMKGTAPRGRDRADDEAAQAYLRTSPKERAENLMIVDLLRNDLSRVAVTGSVRVPRLFELHALPTVWQMTSTISAVSRTGLGLDELMAALFPCGSVTGAPKRRAMQVIDELEPAERGWYCGALGVMQPGGVATFNVPIRTVTQRGAVLTCGVGSGITLDAEPQPEIDEWRAKSRFLSRAQAPIAALETLRLDDGRFAREDRHLSRLSRTVRHFGLHASLDAVRARLRSIAAAHPQGSWRVRLTVTRQGDISDEVRPLPVTEATALAPLWITLADRPVDTRGPDAEFFQHKTTRREVYQAFLDRKPADCFDVLLHNRDGELTEGCLTNLAVQLDGPDAPWLTPRAAAGLLPGVMREELLEQGRIRESRLLINDLRRAHALAIFNSVRGWREARLLHEEFHDHHTQPAPPDGAQAPRG; via the coding sequence ATGACGACGGTGCGCCGCCCCAGCCTGTTGTGGGCGGCTTTCGACTTTCCGCGACATCCACTGGCGCGCGAGGACGGCGAGCGTCTGCGCGGCGCCTATTTCGTCGCGCCCGATCGGCGCCTGGTGGCCCGCGATGCAACGTCCCTGCGCGAGGTGCTGCGCCAGGCGCATGACGCCGCGCGCGAGGGCGCCTGGGTGCTCGGCGGCCTGCGCTACGAGGCGGCCGCCGCACTGGATGCCTCGCTGCCATCGCGCCCGCAGACATCCGGCGAGCCGCTGGCGGAATTCGCCGTCTGGCGCGACGCGCCCGCCCCCTGGCCGGCGGAGATCGAGGAGCGCGCACACGACCTCTCGCCTTGGCGCGACGCCCAGTCGGAGGCCGATGAGCAGTCCCAGGTGGCGCGCATCCGCGACTACATCCGCGCGGGCGACTGCTACCAGGTCAATCTGACGACGCGGCTCATGGCCGAAGCCGGGCCGGCGTTCGAGCTGTCGGACTATTTCTTCGCGCTGCATGCGGCGCAGCCGGGCGGGTTCTCGCTGATGCTGCGCCTGTCCGACGAGCCGCAGGCACCGGGCGAGGAGGGCGGTGAGACGCAGCGCGGGCATGCCGATGAACATCACCTGCCCGATGCCGACCGACCTGCCCGTGCGCGCGCGGTCGCCAGCGTGTCGCCCGAGCTGTTCTTCGACTGGCGCCCGTTGCCGGAAGAACCGACGGCGGTGCATACCTGGCTGCTGTCGGCCCAGCCGATGAAGGGCACGGCGCCGCGGGGCCGCGACCGCGCGGATGATGAGGCCGCCCAGGCCTATCTGCGCACCAGTCCGAAGGAACGCGCCGAGAACCTGATGATCGTGGACCTGCTGCGCAATGACCTGTCGCGCGTGGCGGTGACCGGCTCGGTGCGCGTGCCTCGTCTGTTCGAGCTTCATGCCCTGCCCACCGTCTGGCAGATGACCTCCACCATCAGCGCCGTGAGCCGCACAGGCCTGGGTCTGGATGAGCTCATGGCCGCGCTGTTTCCGTGTGGCTCGGTCACGGGCGCGCCCAAACGTCGCGCGATGCAGGTCATCGACGAGCTGGAGCCTGCCGAGCGCGGTTGGTACTGCGGTGCCCTGGGGGTGATGCAGCCCGGCGGCGTCGCCACCTTCAATGTGCCGATCCGCACCGTCACGCAGCGCGGTGCGGTGCTCACCTGCGGCGTCGGTAGCGGCATCACGCTGGATGCCGAGCCTCAGCCGGAGATCGACGAATGGCGGGCGAAGTCGCGGTTCCTGTCCCGGGCCCAGGCGCCGATCGCGGCGCTGGAAACCCTGCGGCTGGACGACGGCCGGTTTGCCCGTGAGGATCGCCATCTCTCACGCCTGTCCCGCACCGTGCGGCACTTCGGCCTTCATGCCTCCCTGGACGCGGTGCGGGCCCGGTTGCGCTCGATTGCTGCGGCCCATCCGCAGGGCAGTTGGCGTGTGCGTCTGACGGTGACGCGGCAGGGCGACATCAGCGATGAAGTTCGGCCCTTGCCCGTGACCGAAGCCACCGCGCTGGCGCCGCTCTGGATCACACTGGCGGACCGGCCCGTCGACACACGCGGGCCCGATGCTGAGTTCTTTCAACACAAGACCACACGGCGCGAGGTGTACCAGGCGTTCCTGGACCGCAAACCGGCCGATTGCTTCGATGTGTTGCTTCACAACCGGGACGGGGAGCTGACCGAAGGCTGCCTGACCAATCTCGCCGTGCAACTGGACGGTCCCGACGCGCCCTGGCTCACGCCGCGGGCGGCCGCCGGGCTCCTGCCGGGTGTGATGCGGGAGGAATTGCTGGAGCAGGGCCGCATTCGCGAGTCCCGGCTCCTGATCAACGATCTGCGGCGGGCCCATGCGCTCGCCATCTTCAACAGCGTGCGGGGCTGGCGCGAAGCGCGGCTGCTGCACGAGGAATTTCATGACCACCACACCCAACCGGCGCCGCCCGACGGCGCGCAAGCCCCGCGAGGCTGA